In one window of candidate division KSB1 bacterium DNA:
- the thyX gene encoding FAD-dependent thymidylate synthase: MNAQELFEHLGGKLNDNFPALHASVFKSTQGTPYLTAPGAVLIAKPQVELVGIKNFLEGFDTSLGFAGYLDDPTVLPSGTQLCKIAGQTCYASFSPKRTLNRDAERYFKNIMESGHGSVLEHANYSFLLYGISRSLTHELIRHRAGFGFSQLSQRYVSGRVLRFVERPEFQDGGKFHQMFLERIDRAYAEYHKLADLLLAEQEGGAAILSAEAKTDLRKKVNQAARGLLPNETETVMVVTGNVRSWRHVIEMRASDHSELEIRALAVRLFLCLWQIEPILFGDYQLHELPDGTYSVSTPNRKV, from the coding sequence ATGAACGCGCAAGAACTCTTCGAACATCTTGGCGGAAAACTCAACGACAATTTCCCGGCACTTCACGCCTCAGTTTTCAAATCAACGCAAGGCACGCCGTATCTCACCGCGCCGGGCGCCGTGCTCATTGCCAAGCCGCAGGTCGAGCTTGTCGGCATCAAAAATTTTTTGGAGGGATTCGACACCAGTTTGGGCTTTGCCGGCTATCTCGATGACCCGACCGTGCTGCCGTCCGGCACACAACTCTGCAAAATAGCCGGGCAAACCTGCTACGCCAGCTTCAGCCCGAAACGCACGCTGAATCGCGACGCCGAGCGCTATTTCAAAAACATCATGGAAAGCGGGCACGGCTCGGTGCTGGAACATGCCAATTATTCTTTTCTTCTCTATGGCATCTCGCGGAGCTTGACGCACGAATTGATTCGCCACCGCGCCGGCTTTGGTTTCTCGCAGCTCTCGCAACGTTATGTATCGGGAAGAGTCTTGAGATTTGTCGAGCGCCCGGAGTTTCAAGACGGGGGGAAATTTCATCAGATGTTTCTCGAGCGAATCGATCGCGCTTACGCTGAGTATCACAAGCTGGCGGATTTGCTGCTCGCGGAACAGGAAGGCGGCGCCGCGATTTTGAGCGCCGAGGCCAAAACCGATTTGCGCAAAAAAGTCAATCAGGCCGCGCGCGGGCTTTTGCCCAACGAAACGGAAACGGTCATGGTGGTGACGGGCAACGTCCGTTCGTGGCGTCACGTCATCGAAATGCGCGCCAGCGATCATTCGGAGCTGGAAATTCGCGCCCTGGCGGTTCGCCTTTTTCTTTGCCTGTGGCAAATCGAGCCGATTTTGTTCGGGGATTATCAATTGCATGAACTGCCGGACGGCACCTACTCGGTTTCGACGCCGAACCGGAAGGTTTAA
- a CDS encoding ATP-binding protein: MEPDTYLYNDVEFILKEETREPRQYFSILRAIALGKHKLGEIVNETGIEKTSLHKYLYYLEELQIIQKRFPVTEKNIEKSRQGLYYLADNYFSFWFDMVFLYRSELVLGNKRPALARFDQAFVHQVAAAYEQIGGEILRRFQDELFPFSRVGKWWHKNQEIDIVALGDREEDILFAEAKWSSKKVGVDIFQALKERSKSVQGNFRRRHYALLSRSGFTAAMERLAREENVLLIHGETKV; this comes from the coding sequence TTGGAACCGGACACCTATCTTTACAATGACGTTGAATTCATTCTCAAAGAAGAAACGCGCGAACCGCGCCAATATTTTTCCATCCTCCGGGCCATCGCTTTGGGCAAGCACAAGCTCGGAGAGATCGTTAACGAGACCGGCATTGAGAAAACCTCTTTGCACAAGTATCTTTATTACCTGGAAGAGCTGCAGATTATTCAAAAACGTTTTCCGGTTACCGAGAAAAATATCGAGAAATCGCGACAAGGGCTTTATTATCTTGCAGACAATTACTTTTCCTTTTGGTTCGACATGGTCTTTTTATACCGCAGCGAGCTGGTGCTTGGCAACAAACGCCCGGCCCTTGCCCGCTTCGATCAAGCCTTTGTGCATCAGGTGGCCGCGGCTTATGAGCAAATCGGCGGCGAAATTTTGCGCCGGTTTCAAGATGAGCTATTCCCATTTTCGCGTGTAGGAAAATGGTGGCACAAAAATCAAGAGATCGATATTGTAGCCCTTGGCGACCGCGAAGAGGACATCTTATTTGCCGAAGCCAAATGGTCGTCTAAAAAAGTCGGCGTCGATATTTTCCAGGCGCTCAAAGAACGATCAAAATCGGTGCAGGGGAATTTTCGCCGCCGGCATTATGCCCTGCTCTCTCGCTCCGGTTTTACCGCCGCGATGGAGCGGCTGGCGAGAGAGGAAAATGTTTTATTGATTCATGGCGAAACCAAAGTCTGA
- a CDS encoding heterodisulfide reductase-related iron-sulfur binding cluster — protein MPETPTREIFAHFPMWLQLVFYAVAGIASLAFLYGFYRRYQKYRRGRSVNRFDHFGRRLAGALTTIAQNRTIFHRDTYAGVSHFLIFWGFTFLFIGTVIVAIDHDFLRFLGLKILQGPFYLWFSLILDVWGVLFLAGLVMMMVRRTSFRLPQLDYTRADAQNGRYDRSGFVFDDRMFLWLLLLIGVTGYLIEGFRIAEWMPPFERWSPVGWLLAKATNGLGLQAQVIPLHLTAWWIHALLVMVFLAYLPYSKAMHIFTDTANLIFKDEMAARRLPKPIAGAKKPGYHTITDFTWKELLDLDACTKCGRCHVACPANAAGTTLSPRDLILDLRTFADATFHTSEWFRQKFLPDSKWPANGNGSIDVAQQVIRPETLWSCTTCMACVAACPVGIEHLTHIVQMRRNLVDAGTLDNNLQGALQNLGEYGNSFGQSPKNRAKWTQKLAFKIKDARKEQVEYLWYVGDFASFDPRLQNISRTVAEVFNKAGVDFGILYDAEKNSGNDVRRVGEEGLYEMLVEDNLATLKKAKFKEIVTTDPHTLNTFRNEYPEFGGNYTVHHYTGLLAKLIDEGRLKFNRRLNYTVTYHDPCYLARYNRETNAPRRVMAALGVELREMPRCRENTFCCGAGGGRIWMDTSNEKKRTSEQRIEEALGLGGVKYFVTACPKDYTMYTDAVKTSGNEGRIEVKDLIELVAEAMA, from the coding sequence ATGCCAGAAACCCCCACCCGCGAAATCTTTGCGCATTTTCCGATGTGGCTGCAACTGGTGTTTTATGCCGTTGCCGGAATCGCCTCGCTGGCGTTTCTGTATGGCTTCTACCGCCGTTATCAAAAATATCGTCGCGGCCGCAGCGTCAACCGCTTCGACCATTTCGGCCGGCGCCTTGCCGGCGCGCTCACAACCATTGCGCAAAATCGCACGATCTTTCATCGCGACACGTATGCCGGGGTTTCACACTTTCTCATTTTTTGGGGCTTCACCTTTCTGTTCATCGGCACGGTGATCGTCGCCATCGATCACGATTTTCTGCGGTTTCTCGGCCTCAAAATTCTGCAGGGCCCGTTTTATCTCTGGTTCTCGCTGATCCTGGATGTTTGGGGCGTGCTCTTTCTGGCAGGCCTGGTGATGATGATGGTGCGCCGGACTTCGTTCCGGCTGCCGCAGCTCGATTACACCCGCGCCGATGCGCAGAACGGCCGGTATGACCGGTCCGGATTTGTCTTCGATGACCGCATGTTCCTCTGGCTGCTCCTGCTGATTGGCGTCACGGGATATTTGATCGAGGGCTTTCGCATCGCCGAGTGGATGCCGCCATTCGAGCGCTGGTCGCCGGTGGGCTGGCTGCTCGCCAAAGCAACAAATGGATTGGGATTGCAAGCGCAGGTGATTCCGTTGCACCTCACGGCGTGGTGGATACACGCGCTTCTGGTGATGGTGTTTCTGGCGTATCTGCCGTACTCCAAGGCGATGCATATTTTCACCGACACGGCGAATCTCATTTTTAAAGATGAGATGGCGGCGCGGCGCCTGCCCAAACCCATCGCAGGTGCGAAAAAGCCGGGCTATCACACGATCACGGATTTTACCTGGAAGGAGCTGCTCGATCTCGATGCCTGCACCAAATGCGGCCGCTGCCATGTTGCCTGTCCCGCCAACGCCGCCGGCACCACGCTGTCGCCGCGCGATTTGATTCTCGATCTGCGCACCTTCGCCGACGCCACCTTCCACACCAGTGAATGGTTCCGGCAAAAATTTTTGCCCGACTCCAAATGGCCCGCCAATGGCAACGGCAGCATTGATGTGGCGCAGCAGGTGATTCGTCCGGAAACCCTGTGGAGCTGCACCACCTGCATGGCCTGCGTCGCAGCCTGTCCCGTGGGCATTGAGCATCTGACTCACATCGTGCAGATGCGCCGCAATTTGGTGGATGCCGGCACACTCGACAACAACTTGCAAGGGGCGCTGCAAAACCTCGGTGAGTATGGCAACTCGTTCGGGCAGTCGCCCAAGAACCGCGCCAAGTGGACGCAGAAGCTGGCGTTCAAAATCAAAGACGCGCGCAAAGAGCAGGTCGAGTATTTGTGGTATGTGGGAGATTTTGCCTCGTTCGATCCGCGTCTGCAAAATATTTCCCGCACTGTCGCCGAGGTTTTCAACAAAGCCGGCGTGGATTTCGGCATTCTCTATGACGCTGAAAAAAATTCCGGCAATGATGTGCGCCGAGTCGGCGAAGAGGGGCTTTACGAAATGCTGGTGGAAGACAATCTGGCGACGCTCAAGAAGGCCAAATTCAAGGAGATCGTCACGACGGATCCTCACACGCTCAATACTTTCCGGAATGAGTATCCCGAGTTCGGCGGAAATTACACGGTTCACCACTACACCGGCTTGCTGGCGAAGCTGATCGACGAGGGCAGGTTGAAATTCAACCGGAGGCTGAATTATACCGTCACCTACCACGATCCCTGCTATCTCGCGCGCTATAATCGTGAAACCAATGCGCCGCGCAGAGTGATGGCGGCACTGGGCGTGGAATTGCGCGAAATGCCGCGCTGCCGTGAAAATACGTTCTGCTGCGGTGCCGGCGGCGGCAGGATTTGGATGGACACTTCGAACGAGAAAAAGCGCACGAGTGAGCAGCGGA
- the mnmA gene encoding tRNA 2-thiouridine(34) synthase MnmA produces the protein MHRNSELIHKSKLSPGAGETVVVAMSGGVDSSVAAALLHEHGYRVVGITLNLWDYHASGGNVNLESGCCSIDTMADARAVCHKLGVPHYVSDFREIFDRSVQQNFIDEYFGGRTPNPCVRCNTFIKWGALLQQTEDIGASFLATGHYARSRFNAATSRWELLRAVDEQKDQSYALWGVRQEALARTIFPLGDLTKPQVREIARALGLKTAEKKESQEICFIPDNDYRRYLRERAPEAVAEIGGGDFVDATGRQVGVHQGFPFYTIGQRKGLGLALGRPIFITAIHPDTNTIVVGEDEDLRQSDFVVSSVNWGSLYCPADGTAVSCKIRYRDTGAPARLFDAGPHRVRVHFDTPQRAITPGQSAVFYDDGVVVGGGVIDCIVEAKYHLHDV, from the coding sequence ATGCATCGAAATTCTGAACTCATTCATAAGTCCAAGCTCTCGCCCGGCGCCGGTGAAACCGTCGTCGTCGCCATGAGCGGCGGCGTCGATAGTTCCGTGGCGGCGGCGCTGCTGCACGAACACGGCTACCGCGTCGTCGGCATCACGCTGAATTTGTGGGATTATCACGCCAGCGGCGGCAATGTCAATCTCGAAAGCGGCTGCTGCTCGATTGACACCATGGCCGATGCCCGCGCCGTCTGCCACAAGCTCGGCGTGCCGCATTACGTTTCTGATTTCCGCGAGATTTTTGATCGCAGCGTGCAGCAGAATTTTATCGACGAGTATTTTGGCGGACGAACGCCGAATCCCTGCGTGCGCTGCAATACTTTTATCAAGTGGGGCGCGCTGTTGCAGCAGACCGAAGACATCGGCGCGAGTTTTCTGGCCACCGGCCATTATGCTCGCTCGCGTTTCAATGCGGCAACGAGTCGTTGGGAACTCCTGCGTGCCGTCGATGAGCAGAAGGATCAGAGCTACGCGCTGTGGGGCGTGCGGCAGGAAGCCTTGGCGCGCACGATTTTCCCCCTCGGCGACTTGACCAAACCGCAAGTGCGCGAGATTGCCCGCGCTCTCGGCTTAAAGACCGCAGAGAAGAAGGAAAGCCAGGAAATTTGTTTTATTCCCGATAATGATTATCGCCGCTATCTGCGCGAGCGCGCGCCGGAAGCCGTTGCCGAAATTGGCGGCGGCGATTTTGTCGATGCCACCGGCCGGCAGGTTGGCGTGCATCAGGGCTTTCCATTTTATACCATCGGTCAGCGCAAGGGACTTGGTCTGGCGCTCGGACGCCCGATTTTCATCACTGCCATCCATCCCGACACCAACACCATTGTCGTCGGCGAGGACGAGGATTTGCGTCAGAGTGATTTCGTCGTCAGCTCGGTGAATTGGGGATCGCTTTATTGCCCGGCGGATGGCACGGCGGTTTCCTGCAAGATTCGTTATCGCGACACCGGCGCGCCCGCCCGCTTGTTTGACGCCGGGCCGCATCGCGTTCGCGTTCATTTCGATACGCCGCAGCGCGCCATCACACCCGGCCAGTCCGCGGTGTTTTATGATGACGGGGTGGTGGTTGGCGGGGGGGTGATCGATTGTATCGTCGAAGCGAAATATCATTTGCATGACGTTTAA
- a CDS encoding ATP-binding protein, with translation MTRLVRTFFNDPFLGEFTDWHAFFHYLKAKVSSPIVVVIDEFPYLVETNEAISSVFQKGWDEILQKLSIMFILCGSSIGMMERETLAYGAPLYGRRTGQLLIQPLSFADFSQFFPGLSFDRRLEFFAMAGGIPEYIKQLEAK, from the coding sequence TTGACGCGCCTCGTCCGCACTTTTTTTAACGATCCGTTTCTCGGTGAATTTACTGATTGGCATGCTTTCTTTCATTATCTCAAAGCCAAAGTTTCGTCGCCCATCGTCGTTGTCATCGACGAATTTCCATATTTGGTCGAGACCAACGAGGCGATTTCTTCGGTGTTTCAGAAGGGGTGGGATGAAATACTGCAAAAATTGTCGATCATGTTCATTTTATGTGGCTCCAGTATCGGCATGATGGAGCGCGAAACGCTGGCCTATGGCGCACCGCTTTATGGCCGGCGCACCGGACAACTCCTCATTCAACCTCTCAGTTTTGCTGATTTCAGCCAATTCTTTCCCGGACTCAGCTTTGATCGCCGGCTGGAGTTTTTTGCAATGGCCGGCGGTATTCCGGAATACATCAAACAGTTGGAGGCGAAATAA
- the rpiA gene encoding ribose-5-phosphate isomerase RpiA, with the protein MPKLLTQEQKQLAAAAAVEFVENRMIIGLGSGSTSEVAIRLLAEKVKTGLKIVGVPTSVATEKLARRLKIPLVSDFGVITKIDLTIDGADEVDPQLNLIKGGGGALTREKLVASRSERVIIIVDEKKLVKKLGKFPLPVEVLPFGWRSTLEILRGFSGRAKLREKAPGKPFVTDNGNYLIDCAFGRIKKPPHLAQQIKNITGVVEVGLFIGRADLVLVGRRNGRVEEKWAA; encoded by the coding sequence ATGCCAAAACTATTAACGCAGGAACAAAAGCAACTGGCAGCAGCGGCGGCCGTGGAGTTTGTTGAGAACCGAATGATTATCGGTCTGGGCAGCGGCAGCACCAGCGAGGTGGCGATTCGCTTGTTGGCGGAAAAGGTGAAAACAGGCTTGAAAATCGTCGGTGTGCCGACTTCCGTGGCGACCGAAAAGCTGGCGCGGCGTTTGAAAATTCCGCTGGTGAGCGACTTCGGAGTCATCACCAAAATCGATTTGACGATTGACGGCGCCGACGAAGTCGATCCGCAGCTCAATCTCATCAAAGGCGGCGGCGGGGCGCTGACACGTGAGAAACTCGTCGCCAGCCGCAGCGAGCGCGTCATCATCATCGTCGATGAAAAAAAGCTGGTCAAAAAACTCGGCAAATTTCCCTTGCCGGTGGAAGTTCTGCCGTTTGGCTGGCGTTCCACCTTGGAAATTTTGCGCGGCTTCAGCGGCCGGGCGAAATTGCGGGAGAAAGCACCGGGGAAACCTTTTGTGACTGACAATGGCAATTATCTCATCGATTGCGCCTTCGGCAGAATAAAAAAGCCGCCTCATCTGGCGCAGCAGATCAAGAACATCACCGGCGTCGTTGAAGTCGGGCTTTTTATCGGCCGGGCTGATTTGGTGCTCGTCGGCCGCCGCAACGGCCGCGTCGAAGAGAAATGGGCGGCGTGA
- a CDS encoding acyl-CoA thioesterase, whose protein sequence is MIEHSSLSTKNLLAGFPVIVQFPIAWGEMDALGHINNTVYFRYFESARVDYLTRINFLDPDANSGIGAILASTQCDFRKALVYPDTVSVGARVIEIGGDRFVMDYRLVSHQWQKIAAQGQGVVVAYDYRHRRKAELPEAVRKNIQALENRPA, encoded by the coding sequence ATGATTGAACACTCTTCTCTTTCAACAAAAAATTTGCTTGCCGGTTTTCCCGTCATCGTGCAATTTCCCATTGCATGGGGTGAAATGGATGCGTTGGGCCATATCAATAACACGGTGTACTTTCGTTATTTTGAAAGCGCCCGTGTGGACTATCTGACGAGGATCAACTTTCTTGATCCCGACGCCAACAGCGGCATCGGCGCGATTCTCGCTTCGACGCAGTGTGACTTTCGCAAGGCGCTGGTGTATCCCGACACGGTTTCGGTTGGCGCGCGTGTGATCGAAATCGGCGGCGACCGTTTTGTCATGGACTATCGGCTTGTCAGCCATCAGTGGCAAAAAATAGCCGCGCAAGGCCAGGGCGTCGTGGTGGCGTATGATTATCGCCACCGGCGCAAAGCCGAATTGCCGGAGGCGGTTCGTAAAAATATTCAGGCGCTGGAAAATCGTCCGGCATGA
- a CDS encoding cysteine desulfurase, which translates to MNRIYLDYSATTPLAPEVLEAMRPYLTEHFGNPSSIHSFGRETKVAVEAAREKLSTALGAQPQEIAFTSGGTEAGNLAIFGVAGTFAEPQHVVTSRIEHPCVLNSCRELEQRGWKITYLEPEVTGMISAQAVAEAIRPDTVLISIMHANNEVGTINPIADIATLAAERKILFHSDAVQTFGKLPLDVRQIPVSLLSLSAHKIYGPKGMGALFVRRGVKLQPLLFGGHQERDRRAGTENVAGIVGLGKAAELMIANQAAESERLRALSENFWRRVQQIFPGATMNGNPASRLPAVLNLSFPGFESTALLMSLDLQGIAVSNGSACSSGSVEVSHVLRAMKLPQERAVSALRFSFGKYTTEAEIETTLQALEKILQRKSKSK; encoded by the coding sequence ATGAACCGAATTTATCTTGATTACAGCGCCACCACGCCGCTGGCGCCGGAAGTGTTGGAGGCGATGCGGCCTTATTTGACCGAACATTTTGGCAACCCCTCGAGCATTCACAGTTTTGGCCGCGAGACCAAAGTTGCGGTTGAGGCGGCGCGCGAAAAATTGTCGACGGCGCTCGGCGCGCAACCGCAGGAGATCGCCTTCACCAGCGGCGGCACCGAGGCCGGCAATCTGGCGATTTTTGGCGTGGCCGGCACTTTTGCTGAGCCGCAGCATGTCGTCACCAGCCGTATCGAGCATCCGTGCGTGCTCAATTCCTGCCGCGAGCTGGAACAGCGTGGCTGGAAAATCACTTATCTCGAACCTGAGGTGACGGGCATGATTTCGGCGCAGGCGGTTGCCGAAGCGATCCGCCCCGATACCGTGCTGATTTCCATCATGCACGCCAACAACGAAGTCGGGACCATCAACCCCATTGCCGACATCGCCACGCTGGCCGCCGAGCGCAAAATTCTTTTTCACTCCGACGCGGTGCAGACGTTTGGCAAATTGCCGCTTGATGTTCGCCAGATTCCAGTATCGTTGCTTTCGCTTTCCGCTCACAAAATTTACGGACCGAAAGGCATGGGCGCGTTGTTCGTTCGTCGTGGCGTCAAGCTCCAGCCGTTGCTCTTTGGCGGACATCAGGAAAGAGACCGTCGCGCCGGCACTGAAAACGTCGCCGGCATTGTGGGTTTGGGCAAAGCTGCTGAGCTGATGATCGCCAATCAAGCAGCCGAATCCGAACGGTTACGCGCACTCAGCGAGAATTTCTGGCGGCGTGTGCAGCAAATTTTTCCCGGCGCGACCATGAACGGCAACCCGGCTTCACGCTTGCCGGCGGTGCTGAATCTTTCTTTCCCCGGCTTCGAGAGCACCGCGCTGCTGATGAGCCTCGACCTGCAGGGCATCGCCGTGAGCAACGGCTCGGCGTGCAGCTCCGGCAGCGTCGAAGTGAGCCACGTTTTGCGCGCCATGAAGCTGCCGCAGGAACGCGCGGTCTCGGCGTTGCGATTCAGCTTTGGGAAGTATACGACCGAAGCTGAGATCGAGACGACGCTGCAAGCGCTTGAGAAAATTTTGCAACGCAAGTCAAAATCGAAGTAG
- a CDS encoding KAP family NTPase: MPSATKTFQPATNITETYNAVNPEQPLLPGDPRYVDCAPVRGDEHIVNMIAQRIIRANAARPVQYLKQLLAGHGCGKSTELLLLKDRLETEGFFVVYFDAALEIDVNDVDYADILLAMMRQLDIQVRESSLGLQLDASRLDDLAMRLAKVTLEKEDRDTVENTLATEFRVEPQIPFFAKMMAAVRGFLTSGSTFKKQLRVEIEQRTARFLEDLNDLIDKLQQQLRESGKQGLVIIIDGLDRIIPKLLDDKGRRTAPSAIHLEHADHLKAPHCHAIYTAPISIYFHENLSKVYPDLPLTLPSIKIREENGKICRDGLEAMRRMVSQRVAIEAVFADAKSVDKLCLASGGHVRDLMHLLRYACDYSAKQITTLAVDKAICALVREYDRLVKDADLPRLVRIHREKRLPSDAEYAWLPYNLIVLEYQDGARWADVHPAVQQTRKFQEAWKNEQKALRQKPVVKTSRQTKR; this comes from the coding sequence ATGCCATCTGCGACGAAAACTTTTCAGCCTGCCACCAACATCACCGAAACCTACAATGCTGTCAACCCCGAACAGCCGCTTTTGCCCGGGGATCCGCGTTACGTCGATTGCGCGCCGGTGCGCGGGGATGAGCACATCGTCAACATGATTGCCCAGCGCATCATTCGTGCCAATGCCGCCCGGCCGGTGCAATATCTCAAACAATTACTCGCCGGGCACGGCTGTGGCAAATCCACGGAGCTGCTCTTGCTCAAAGATCGTTTGGAAACAGAAGGTTTCTTCGTCGTTTATTTTGACGCGGCCCTCGAAATCGACGTGAACGATGTCGACTATGCCGACATTTTACTGGCGATGATGCGGCAATTGGACATCCAGGTGCGTGAGAGCAGTCTCGGTCTGCAATTGGATGCCAGCCGTTTGGACGATCTGGCCATGCGCCTGGCAAAAGTCACCCTCGAAAAAGAAGACCGTGACACCGTCGAAAACACCCTCGCCACCGAGTTCCGCGTCGAACCGCAGATTCCGTTTTTCGCCAAAATGATGGCCGCGGTGCGCGGTTTTCTCACCAGCGGGTCAACCTTCAAAAAGCAATTGCGCGTGGAAATTGAGCAGCGCACCGCGCGATTCCTCGAAGATTTGAACGATCTGATCGACAAGCTCCAGCAGCAATTGCGCGAGAGCGGCAAACAGGGATTGGTCATCATCATCGACGGCCTCGACCGGATTATTCCCAAATTGCTGGATGACAAAGGCCGGCGCACTGCCCCCAGCGCCATTCATCTTGAGCACGCTGATCACCTCAAAGCCCCGCATTGCCACGCGATTTACACCGCGCCGATCTCGATCTACTTTCATGAAAACCTGAGCAAGGTCTATCCCGATCTGCCGCTCACGCTGCCGTCGATCAAAATTCGGGAAGAGAACGGCAAAATTTGTAGGGATGGCCTCGAGGCCATGCGCCGCATGGTTAGCCAGCGCGTGGCGATCGAGGCCGTCTTCGCGGATGCAAAAAGCGTGGACAAATTGTGCCTGGCCTCCGGCGGCCATGTGCGTGACCTGATGCATCTGCTCCGCTATGCCTGCGACTACAGTGCCAAGCAAATCACCACGCTGGCGGTGGACAAGGCCATTTGCGCCCTGGTGCGGGAATATGATCGCCTGGTCAAAGATGCGGATTTGCCGCGACTGGTGCGCATCCACCGTGAAAAACGTCTGCCCAGCGACGCCGAATACGCGTGGCTTCCTTATAACTTGATTGTGCTGGAATATCAAGACGGCGCGCGTTGGGCGGATGTGCATCCCGCCGTGCAGCAAACCCGCAAGTTTCAAGAAGCCTGGAAAAATGAACAAAAAGCTCTCCGGCAAAAGCCGGTCGTCAAAACCAGCCGCCAAACGAAGCGCTGA
- a CDS encoding tetratricopeptide repeat protein: MNKKLSGKSRSSKPAAKRSAEAGESRLLAPAFLQEHSGEQETLLALEHVDALDDSTPAFARVNMPVQRAELMQAIRRRLEPQGFTFLEIEFTAPIADLLTELSRRLHPATQDQNPQTGATVARRVIFVYGLENSISSSAIYHPLLAVMNYKRENFRERIPAPLVLWVPEYVLQAIIEGAPDFWAWRSGVFEFAAPPTELEKMWVQFESERGSMMLARLPVEEKKKRIQLFANLLAEYEAHEKADTHEIMAIRGDLLNRLGLLHDHLGNLDEALGHYEKSLSIRKKLGDRQGEGATLNNISQLFKARGDYDAALEYLQQSLKICREIGDRAGEGTTLGNISQIYDARGDYATALDYLQQSLKISREIGDRRGEGTTLNNLATTAYAGGDYKTALDYLQQSLKISREIGDRQGEGVTLNNISQIYKARGDYATALDYLQQSLKISREIGDRAGEGATLNNIAGIYRAAGDYATALDYLQQSLKICREIGNRLGEGTTRHNMAHIYLQHKEREKALQAFREALQIAQEINYAELLFAASRDLGSLLCDLGQKEHGLPLLQQALEVGRQIGHPKTDKVQELLQKYAAG, translated from the coding sequence ATGAACAAAAAGCTCTCCGGCAAAAGCCGGTCGTCAAAACCAGCCGCCAAACGAAGCGCTGAGGCCGGTGAGTCAAGATTGCTGGCACCTGCATTTTTGCAAGAACACTCCGGCGAGCAGGAAACGCTGCTGGCGCTTGAGCATGTTGACGCGCTCGATGATTCAACCCCGGCATTTGCCCGCGTGAACATGCCGGTGCAACGCGCCGAGCTGATGCAGGCCATTCGCCGGCGCCTCGAACCGCAGGGCTTCACCTTCCTCGAGATCGAATTCACCGCCCCCATAGCCGACCTGCTGACCGAATTGTCGCGCCGCCTGCACCCTGCGACCCAAGACCAAAACCCGCAAACCGGCGCAACCGTTGCCCGTCGCGTCATTTTTGTTTATGGTTTGGAAAACTCCATTTCCTCCTCGGCCATTTATCACCCGCTGCTCGCGGTGATGAATTACAAGCGGGAAAATTTCCGCGAACGCATTCCGGCGCCGTTGGTTTTGTGGGTGCCGGAATACGTGCTGCAAGCGATCATCGAAGGCGCGCCGGATTTTTGGGCCTGGCGCAGTGGCGTGTTCGAGTTTGCCGCGCCGCCAACTGAGCTGGAAAAGATGTGGGTACAATTTGAATCCGAACGTGGCAGCATGATGCTGGCCCGGTTGCCGGTCGAAGAGAAAAAAAAGCGTATTCAGCTCTTCGCCAATTTGCTGGCCGAATACGAAGCGCATGAGAAAGCAGATACCCATGAGATCATGGCGATTCGTGGCGACTTGTTGAATCGCCTCGGCCTGCTGCATGATCATTTGGGAAATTTGGACGAAGCCCTGGGGCATTATGAGAAGAGCCTGTCAATAAGGAAAAAACTCGGCGACCGGCAGGGCGAGGGCGCGACGCTGAACAACATCAGCCAATTGTTTAAAGCGCGTGGCGACTACGACGCGGCGCTGGAGTATTTGCAACAGAGTTTGAAGATTTGCCGCGAAATCGGGGACCGGGCGGGCGAGGGCACGACGCTGGGTAACATCAGCCAGATCTATGATGCGCGCGGGGATTACGCCACGGCGCTGGACTATTTGCAACAGAGTTTGAAGATAAGCCGCGAAATCGGCGACCGGCGGGGCGAGGGCACGACGCTGAACAACCTTGCCACGACCGCTTATGCTGGCGGGGATTACAAGACGGCGCTGGACTATTTGCAACAGAGTTTGAAGATAAGCCGCGAAATCGGCGACCGGCAGGGCGAGGGCGTGACGCTGAACAACATCAGTCAAATTTACAAGGCGCGCGGGGATTACGCGACGGCGCTGGACTATTTGCAACAGAGTTTGAAGATCAGCCGCGAAATCGGGGATCGCGCGGGCGAGGGCGCGACGCTGAACAACATCGCAGGCATTTATCGTGCGGCCGGGGATTACGCGACGGCGCTGGACTATTTGCAACAGAGTTTGAAGATTTGCCGCGAAATCGGCAACCGGTTGGGCGAGGGCACGACGCGCCACAACATGGCGCATATTTATCTCCAGCATAAGGAGCGGGAAAAAGCTCTGCAAGCCTTCCGCGAGGCCCTGCAAATCGCCCAAGAAATCAATTATGCCGAATTGCTCTTCGCTGCTTCCCGCGATCTCGGCAGCCTGCTCTGCGACCTCGGGCAAAAAGAGCACGGCCTGCCCCTGCTCCAGCAGGCGCTCGAGGTGGGCCGGCAAATCGGGCATCCGAAAACGGACAAAGTACAAGAATTACTGCAAAAATACGCTGCCGGGTAA